One window of the Megalopta genalis isolate 19385.01 unplaced genomic scaffold, iyMegGena1_principal scaffold1737, whole genome shotgun sequence genome contains the following:
- the LOC143263790 gene encoding uncharacterized protein LOC143263790: protein FATATITIRASSVPVRLEANKVILKSGTICGFQSGTCLDNEDGYTYWKPFPVSTCKFDQYDVLYEGLASKITETLNQQPTPSVFALTTKEITFAFTKTGEMPICGYTLFQTEHPKLFILETNKGNTFTTAKRTRVENFDIFTYINSKFVFIEKHIKTQMTTLYRNLLKQKCDLEKQVLTNALTLATLKPDEFAQTVTKLPGHMALVAGEVIHIIKCIPVNVQVRHAQECYNELPVTHNNRTMFLTPKTRILSNHGTQRDCSHVLPVMYEIDQSWHKLLPRPTETVPPQVLQPLKEPIWRYINPLNLATSGIYTQKDLNNLRDHIMFPAEKAAIINSMARTMTGKNIPSGTLSLMDMINEDTLNQIAENAATKFWNGFLRFGSVSAGLIGIFIIFKIFKTIVDTIIQGYQIHSTYGCGFHLCGAAWSSITHLLLHRASENKYQVNVDNDPGPTSVDCQTQTTKPDTAERRAAIRNLEQISLRNLLSKGEGVTSRD, encoded by the coding sequence ttcgctaCTGCCACAATAACTATACGAGCATCCTCCGTTCCAGTTCGTCTAGAGGCAAACAAAGTCATTTTAAAATCAGGAACAATCTGTGGTTTTCAAAGTGGCACATGCCTTGACAACGAAGACGGTTACACCTATTGGAAACCATTCCCAGTTTCAACCTGCAAATTTGACCAATACGATGTACTGTATGAAGGACTGGCCTCAAAAATTACAGAAACCTTGAATCAACAACCAACCCCATCTGTATTTGCACTCACAACCAAAGAAATCACGTTCGCATTTACCAAAACGGGCGAAATGCCGATTTGTGGATACACGCTGTTCCAAACCGAACATCCAAAACTCTTTATTCTTGAAACAAATAAGGGAAACACGTTCACAACGGCAAAGAGGACACGTGTAGAAAATTTCGACATTTTTACGTATATCAACTCTAAATTCGTGTTCATTGAAAAACACATAAAAACACAGATGACCACCCTTTATCGGAATTTGCTAAAACAAAAATGCGATCTAGAGAAGCAAGTTCTGACAAACGCATTAACCTTGGCTACGTTAAAACCAGATGAATTTGCCCAAACAGTAACCAAGTTGCCCGGACATATGGCACTGGTTGCTGGAGAAGTGATTCACATTATAAAATGTATTCCGGTGAACGTACAAGTAAGACACGCTCAAGAATGCTATAATGAGTTACCAGTTACTCACAATAACCGCACGATGTTCTTAACGCCCAAAACACGAATACTCTCTAACCATGGCACGCAGAGAGACTGCAGCCATGTGTTACCTGTTATGTACGAAATTGATCAGTCTTGGCATAAATTGTTACCTAGGCCGACGGAGACGGTTCCTCCACAAGTCCTACAACCACTAAAAGAACCAATTTGGCGTTATATCAACCCATTAAACCTAGCCACTAGCGGCATATACACTCAAAAGGACTTGAATAACTTGAGGGATCATATCATGTTCCCGGCAGAAAAAGCAGCAATAATAAATTCAATGGCACGGACAATGACGGGAAAAAACATTCCGAGCGGAACCTTGTCTCTTATGGATATGATAAATGAGGATACATTAAATCAAATAGCCGAGAATGCAGCAACCAAATTTTGGAACGGATTCCTACGCTTCGGATCCGTTAGCGCTGGACTAAttggtatatttattatatttaaaatatttaaaacaatagTGGATACGATAATACAAGGCTATCAGATACATTCTACGTATGGTTGCGGTTTTCATCTATGCGGAGCAGCATGGAGCTCAATCACACACCTCCTTCTTCACCGTGCCAGCGAGAATAAATATCAAGTCAATGTGGACAATGATCCAGGACCCACCAGCGTAGATTGCCAGACACAGACAACCAAACCCGATACTGCCGAACGCCGAGCAGCCATCCGAAACCTGGAACAAATTTCTCTTAGAAATTTGCTATCTAAGGGGGAAGGTGTCACGTCCCGCGACTAA